A window of the Pseudoalteromonas sp. A25 genome harbors these coding sequences:
- a CDS encoding DUF1488 family protein has translation MNQSILFNDDIYVDAQTKELRFSAMVNGMMVLCRIITPLTDIEEALDHFKAKQFDYEMLAEQLIEDEDFQSDGSILLSFL, from the coding sequence ATGAATCAAAGTATTTTATTCAATGACGACATCTATGTGGATGCGCAAACAAAAGAGCTTCGTTTTTCGGCGATGGTGAATGGTATGATGGTGCTGTGTCGAATAATAACGCCTCTTACAGATATAGAAGAGGCATTAGATCATTTTAAAGCGAAACAGTTCGACTATGAAATGTTGGCAGAACAGCTTATAGAAGATGAGGATTTTCAAAGTGATGGCAGTATTTTATTGTCCTTCCTTTAA